Proteins co-encoded in one Mycolicibacterium aromaticivorans JS19b1 = JCM 16368 genomic window:
- a CDS encoding AAA family ATPase, producing the protein MIWSLVHTKGGVAKTTTAMFLAAAAARRAVVDADPQGSATSWAERAASLDMSLPFTVTPATADDLRGLTSTPDELIVIDTPPGTATAIDAAIDAADLVIIPTDRDRPT; encoded by the coding sequence ATGATTTGGTCACTCGTGCACACCAAGGGTGGGGTTGCTAAGACCACGACCGCGATGTTCCTAGCTGCTGCAGCGGCTAGACGAGCCGTCGTAGATGCCGATCCTCAGGGCTCGGCGACCTCTTGGGCGGAACGAGCGGCATCACTGGACATGTCGCTGCCCTTCACGGTCACTCCCGCCACAGCAGACGACCTCCGAGGACTCACCAGTACGCCCGATGAGCTCATCGTGATCGACACCCCGCCGGGCACTGCTACGGCGATCGACGCCGCGATCGACGCGGCCGATTTGGTGATCATTCCGACCGACCGCGATCGGCCGACATAG